The proteins below are encoded in one region of Candidatus Fusobacterium pullicola:
- the citD gene encoding citrate lyase acyl carrier protein, with translation MIGVCGNEKDSDVIVTVDLNNTGIEIVIESKLKKMFGKLMEKAVREVLEDMKVENAKVLVQDFGALDFVIKGRTRTAVRRAMAGEVK, from the coding sequence ATGATAGGAGTTTGTGGTAATGAAAAAGACTCTGATGTTATTGTAACTGTAGATTTAAATAATACAGGTATTGAAATAGTAATAGAGTCAAAGTTAAAAAAAATGTTTGGAAAATTGATGGAAAAAGCAGTAAGAGAAGTTCTTGAAGATATGAAAGTAGAAAATGCAAAAGTTTTAGTTCAAGATTTTGGAGCTCTTGACTTTGTAATAAAAGGAAGAACAAGAACTGCAGTAAGAAGAGCAATGGCAGGGGAGGTTAAATAA